From Armatimonadota bacterium, a single genomic window includes:
- a CDS encoding methyltransferase domain-containing protein: protein MEEIAIKLVVRDYYAKAAERGCCGTLVEECCSTSADSRDADLVDSRYPFLAEEAHLAGIPSLGCGSPVEAADLGPGEVVLDLGSGRGLDALRAAERVGPRGRVIGVDMTPEMVWRARADAARLGYPQVEFRLGEIEALPLPEASVDVVISNCVLNLVPDKERAFREAFRVLRPGGRMVVADLVRQRPRPSGSPVDPKRWAACVDGAEVEEAYLERIRRAGFTAVEVLARGSGEVFSITLRARKPAAL, encoded by the coding sequence GTGGAGGAGATCGCCATCAAGCTGGTGGTGCGTGACTACTACGCAAAAGCGGCAGAGCGGGGCTGCTGCGGCACCCTGGTGGAGGAGTGCTGCAGCACCTCCGCCGACAGTCGCGACGCCGACCTGGTCGACAGCCGCTACCCCTTCCTGGCCGAGGAAGCCCACCTCGCCGGCATCCCCTCGCTGGGATGCGGCTCGCCGGTGGAGGCCGCGGACCTGGGGCCGGGCGAGGTGGTCCTCGACCTGGGCTCCGGACGTGGTCTTGACGCCTTGCGCGCAGCCGAGCGGGTCGGTCCGCGAGGACGGGTTATCGGCGTGGACATGACTCCGGAGATGGTCTGGCGCGCCCGCGCCGACGCGGCGCGCCTGGGATATCCTCAGGTGGAGTTCCGCCTGGGCGAGATCGAAGCGCTGCCCCTGCCCGAGGCCAGCGTGGATGTGGTCATCAGCAACTGTGTGCTCAACCTGGTGCCGGACAAGGAGCGGGCGTTCCGTGAGGCCTTCCGCGTCCTGAGGCCGGGGGGCCGAATGGTCGTGGCCGACCTGGTCCGCCAGCGTCCCCGCCCCTCAGGCTCGCCCGTGGACCCGAAGCGGTGGGCTGCCTGCGTGGACGGGGCCGAGGTCGAGGAAGCCTACCTGGAGCGCATCCGCCGCGCCGGGTTCACCGCGGTGGAGGTGCTGGCCCGCGGTAGCGGCGAGGTTTTCAGCATCACGCTGCGCGCGCGCAAGCCGGCCGCCCTTTGA